Proteins from one Mercurialis annua linkage group LG7, ddMerAnnu1.2, whole genome shotgun sequence genomic window:
- the LOC126657327 gene encoding uncharacterized protein LOC126657327 isoform X2 — translation MENPEPNSISSAHNNEGNPNCMLWPCENEDFKCEISNSEKIIRDIDQKHNELSKTLEKEKIDHLEWARSLSFLRSGPGDISHGQKYLAHPLKQVLEKLSFKNNTYHGRAIKSFLSKEDEEKGEAQVNFKNLDFKMQHGNGNKNMVAKKRFLQEIKRKNSSNSNDFLESINKEISLWRYGYDNIDAKTRSQKMKELEFKRDIAITNATVKGQSWWKFLGSKEEIQDKINMNEKHVEKLINRRLHSRSYKFWIKKLKTIERQVDSIESQMEQAKRRKEKAYKHICLLIKQHEEKDCCCFEHLATLNNAREIIQKKDVTATPDRPAVEYSAENTI, via the exons ATGGAGAATCCGGAACCTAATTCCATCTCATCTGCTCATAATAACGAGGGAAATCCTAATTGCATGCTATGGCCCTGCGAAAACGAAGATTTCAAATGCGAAATTTCAAATTCCGAGAAGATCATTCGCGACATAGATCAGAAACATAATGAACTCTCTAAGACCTTAGAGAAAGAAAAG ATCGATCATCTTGAATGGGCAAGATCGCTATCTTTTTTACGATCTGGTCCGGGCGATATATCTCATGGACAGAAGTATCTGGCTCATCCTCTGAAACAGGTTTTAGAAAAACTAAGTTTCAAGAACAATACGTACCACGGAAGAGCTATTAAATCGTTCTTATCAAAAGAAGACGAAGAAAAAGGAGAAGCACAAGTTAATTTTAAA AATTTAGATTTTAAGATGCAACATGGAAATGGAAACAAGAATATGGTTGCGAAGAAACGGTTTCTACAGGAGATCAAACGTAAAAACAGTAGCAATTCTAATGATTTTCTTGAATCGATTAATAAGGAGATTTCATTATGGCGCTACGGTTATGACAACATAGATGCAAAAACTCGCAGTCAAAAGATGAAAGAGTTGGAGTTCAAGAGGGATATAGCAATAACTAATGCTACTGTAAAAGGACAGAGTTGGTGGAAATTTTTAGGATCAAAAGAAGAAATTCAAGACAAAATCAAT ATGAATGAAAAGCATGTAGAGAAGTTGATAAACAGGCGTTTGCATAGTAGATCTTACAAGTTTTGGATTAAAAAACTGAAGACCATAGAAAGACAAGTTGATTCTATAGAATCGCAGATGGAACAAGCAAAGCGTCGAAAAGAAAAAGCTTACAAGCACATTTGCTTACTTATAAAACAGCATGAAGAGAAG GACTGCTGTTGTTTCGAACATCTTGCAACCTTGAACAATGCCAGAGAAATCATCCAGAAGAAAGATGTAACCGCGACTCCGGACCGTCCGGCGGTTGAGTACAGTGCAGAAAACACTATTTAA